Part of the Amycolatopsis sp. 195334CR genome is shown below.
GATCGGCGAGGTGGTCGACCGGCCGGGCAAGGCGGTCGCGCTGCGCCGGTTCGCCGCCGCGTACGGCATTCCGCTGACCCAGTGCGTGGCGGTCGGCGACGGCGCGAACGACATCGACATGCTCTCCGCGGCGGGCATGGGCGTGGCCTTCAACGCCAAGCCCGCGTTGCGCGAGGTGGCCGACACCGCGTTGTCGCACCCGTTCCTGGACGCGGTGCTGTTCATGCTCGGCATCACGCGTGCCGAGGTCGAAGCGGCCGACGCCGCCGACGGGCTGCTGCCGGAGCGGCCGTGATCCTCGCTCCGCTGGCCGCGCGGTACGCGTCGTGGCTGGGCTTGCCCGCCGAGGAGACGGCCCTCCCGGAGGCGTCGCCGGACGAGGTCCGCGCGATGCCGGTGATCCTGCGCATGGAGAAGGCGGAGCCGCCGGGACGTACGCCGTTGCTGGAGGCGGCGGCCGCCGCCGCGCTGGCGGTGTGCCTCGACGAACGCGCCAAGCCGGGTGGCGAATGGCACGAACCGGTGCGGGACTGGGTTTCCGGGCACATCCGCAAGGTCGCCCGCCGCGCCAGGGGTGCGCACTGGCAGGCCGTGCAGGACCTGCCGGGCGTGACCGTCTCGATCGACGGCGCCGAGGCGCGGGCGTTGCTGCCGGGCCGGGTGGTCGACGCGCCCAAGGAGGTCTCGCGGTTGCAGATCTCCGGGAGCGAGCTGCCGCCGGACGAGCCGGGTCAGGCGCCCGGCGCCACGCCGGTGCTGCTGCTCAACCCCGGTGTGACGATGACCGTCGGCAAGGCGGCGGCCCAGGTCGGGCACGGCACCATGCTGCTGGCCTCCCTGCTCGACGAGGACCGGCTCGCGGCCTGGGCGGACCGCGGTTTCCGGTGCGCGGTCCGGGTTCCCGGGCAGCTGGAGTGGGCCGAGCTGCACCCGGGCGAGGACCCGGGCCGGGCCTGGTCGGAGCGGTCGGTGATCGCCGTGCGGGACGCCGGGTTCACCGAGGTGGACCCGGGTACGGTCACGGTCCTGGCCCAGTGGCGGTAGAGGAGGAGCGCATGGGGCTCGAGGTGGAGCGGATCGGTGAGCACGTGTTCGCCGGTCGCAACGAGCGGGGCGCCGAGGTGCGGATCGGCCGCAAGGGGCAGGAGGACGTGTTCTCGCCGGCCGAACTGCTGCAGATCGCCGCGGCGGGCTGCGCCGCGGTGACCGCCGAGGACCTGGTGGTGCGGCGGACCGGTGAGGACGCGAAGTTCCGCGTCGAGGTGACCGCCGACCGCAACGAGGCCGCGTCGGAACTGGACGCCATCCACGTCGCCTTCGACCTCGATCTGTCCTCTGTGGACGCCGAACGCCGGGCGGCGCTGGCGGTCGCGGTGGACCGCGCGATCGAGCGGCTGTGCACGGTGAGCCGCACGCTGAAGAAGGGCATCCCGGTCACGGAGTCCTTCCCAGCAGAGTGACCAGCAGCGCGACGCGTTCCTCGCCGAGGCCGTCGCGCAGCCTGCTGTGCCGGGTGAGCAGGACGAGCCCGTGCATCGCGCTCCAGGCGACCTCGGTGAAGGTCTCCGGGTCCTGATCGCCCGCCTGCGGTGCGAACACGCGGTACAGCAGCCCGAACGCCTGCTTGAGCGACTCGGGCGCGTTCGGCCCGAACTCCAGCTCCGTGCGGAGGGTGAACATCGCGTCGTAGAGCACCGGGTGGTCGAAGGCGAAGTCGGTGTAGGCGCGGACCAGCTCGGCGACCGAACCGGCGCCGCGCAGGGCCGCCGCCAGCTCGTCGACGCCCTGGAGCGCGACCGCGGTGACGATGGCGTCCTTGCCGGCGAAGTGGCTGTACAGCACGGGCTGGCTGTAGCCGATCAGCTGGGACAGCCGCCGGGTGGTGACCGCGTCCCAGCCCTCCTGCTCGGCCAGCTCCCGAGCGGTGCGGATGATCAGCTGGTGGCGTTCGGCGCGCTCCCGCGCCCGGCGATCGGACATGACCCGGATGCTAGCAGCGCTAGCTTTCCGCTCGCGGTTCGCCGAGCCACAGCTGACCGCGCGTGGTCCTCGGGAGGCGCGCCGCCCGGCCGCCGGGCCCGGCACGCCCGCGGGCGCCCACAGTCGCAGCATGCTGCCATCGGGGCGGAACTCGTGCTAGCGTTGCTAGAAAATCTAGCAACGCTAGTTCCTGGGAGGGCTCTGATGGGTCGCAAGATCGCCAACGGCATCGCACTGCTGGTCGGCCTCGGCATCATCTACGTCGGCGCGAATTTCCTGCTGGCGCCGGTGGACGCCGCGGCGGGCTACGGCGTCGCGGCGCCGGGGGACGAAGGTGCCTACTTCTCGGTGAAGGGCATCCGGGACATCGCGTCCGGGCTGGTCGTGCTGACCTTGCTCGCGCTGGGACAGCGGCGCGCGCTGGGCTGGGTGCTGCTGGCGATGACGATCATCCCGCTCACCGACGGGTTCATCGTGCTGAGCCACGGCGGTTCGGCCGTCTCAGCGTTCGGCTGGCACTTCAGCACGGCCACGCTGATGCTCGTGGGCGTCTCCCTGTTCCTGAAGACGCCGGACGCGGTCGTGCGGCAGCCGAGCCTCCAGCGCGGCTGACCGTGAGAGGCTCAGGCCTCGTCGCCGGTGGCCTTCCAGACCACGTACGCCTCGTCCGCGTCCGTGGTCATGGCCTCGACGAACTTGTCGTTGTCGAAGCCGGGCAGGGCCTGGAGGCGTTCGATCAGTGCGTCGGCCGCCGGGTCACCGCTGGGGATCGCGGTGCCCTTGCCGTCGGCACCGGCCAGCATGATGAACACGTCCTCTTTCCAGGGCCCCTCGGGAATCACCCTGATCACCACGGCGGACAGTTCGGCCCAGGTGACGGACTCCTCGGTGCCGTCGGCGAGCTGGCGACGGACTCCGGTGTCGTCGACGCCGACCGTACGGGACTGCGCGTGGGTTGAGTCCTGGGACAACTACGACTCCTCAGTCTTTGCGTTCCGTTTACGGTACTGCCGCGGAGTACGAGGGTTCAGGCGGGGGCGGCGGCGTCGAGCCTGCGCAGTGCCGCTCTGGCCACTTCCGGGTCCGTGGTCGGCCAGAACGGCGGCAGCGAAGCCCGCAGGAAACCGCCGTACCGCGCGTTCGCCAGCCGTGAGTCGAGGATGGCCACCACGCCCCGGTCGCTGGTCGACCGGTGCAGCCGCCCGACGCCCTGCGCCAGCAGCAGCGCCGCGTGCGTGGCGGCGACGGTGAGGAAGCCGTTGCCGCCACGGGCCTCCACCGCGCGCTGGCGGGCCGAGGACACCGGGTCGTCCGGCCGCGGGAACGGCAGCCGGTCCACCAGCACCAGCTGCAGCGACGGGCCGGGCACGTCCACGCCCTGCCACAGCGACAGCGTGCCGAACAGGCAGGTGCGCGGGTCCTCGCTGAACTTGCGCACCAGCAGCGAGGTCGAATCGTCGCCCTGGCAGAGGATCGGGTGCTTGATCCGGTCCCGCAGCTCCTCGGTGGCCTGCTTCGCCGCCCGCATCGAGGAGAACAGGCCGAGCGTGCGCCCGCCCGCCGCGTCGATCAGCTCGGCGATTTCGTCCAGCGTGCGCTCGGCGAGCCCGTCCCGGCCGGGCGTGGGCAGGTGCTTGGCCATGTAGAGGATGCCGTTCTTGCGGTGGTCGAACGGCGAACCGACGTCGAGGCCGGTCCAGCGGATGGTCTCCTTGTCCGACGGCGCCGCCTTCTCGGTGGCCGTGCCGGGGTCGGCCTTGCGCTCGGCCGCCTGCGACGGCGGCAGCCCCCACTGCCTGGCCAGCGTGTCGAAGGTGCCGCCGAGCGCGAGCGTGGCCGAGGTGAGCACCGTGGTGGTCGCGCCGAAGACCCGTTCGCGCAGCAGCCCGGCCACGCTCAGCGGGGCCACGTGCAGCGCGGGCGGGCGCGGGTTCGACGAGTACGGGTCGCCGCTGAGCCACACCACGTCCGGCCGGTGCGCCTGGTCCTCGTCGAACGCCTCCAGCAGCCGGACCGCGGTGTCGTGGATCTCCTCCAGCAGGGTGCGCGCGAGCTTGCGCGCGGTGGCTTCGTCGGCGCCGTCGTCCTTGCGATCGGAACCGAGCGAGCTCAGGCAGGTGTGCGCGGCGTCGCGAACCGCGGGCAGCGCGCCCTTGAGCGCCTGCGGCAGCGAGTCCAGCCGTCCGGCCGGGAGGTCGTCGAGCACCAGCGCCAGCCCGTCGCTGGCCTCCATCAGCCGGTCGGCGACGTCGGCGTCGATCAGCTTCCCGCAGCGGCGCCCGGCGGTGGAGACCATCGCGCTGGTCAGTTCGGCGGTGGCCACCGAGGTGACCCGGTCGACCAGCTCGTGCGCCTCGTCGATGACCACCAGGTCGTGCTCGGGCAGCACCTGGTAGCCCTGCAGCGCGTCGATGGCGAGCAGCGCGTGGTTGGTCACCACCACGTCCGCGCGCCCGGCCTCACCCCGCGCGCGCTCGGCGAAGCAGTCGGTGCCGATCGGGCAGCGGGACACGCCGAGGCATTCGCGCGCGGACACCGACACCTGCCGCCACGCCTGGTCGGAGACCCCGGGCACCAGCTCGTCCCGGTCGCCGGTCTCGGTGTCCGACGACCACTCGTGCAGCCGTTTGACCTCCTTGCCCATGCGCGAGACGGCGAACGGGTCGAACAGGCCCTGGTCCTCCGGCTCCTCCGGGGCGCCGGTGTCGAGCCGGTGCAGGCAGAGGTAGTTGCGGCGGCCCTTGAGGATGGCGAAGGTCGGTTCGCGGCCGAGCGGCTTCTTCAGCGCCTTCGCCAGCCGGGGCAGGTCCCGGTCGACGAGCTGCCGCTGCAGCGCGATGGTCGCGGTGGAGACCACCACCGTGGTGCCCTTCTGCACCGCGTGCCGGATCGCGGGCACCAGGTAGGCGAGCGACTTGCCGGTCCCGGTGCCCGCCTGCACGGCGAGGTGCTCGCCGGTGCGGATGGCGCGGCCGACCGCGTCGGCCATCTCCACCTGACCGGCGCGCTCGGCCCCGCCCACCGACTCCACGGCGTGCGTGAGCAGCTCCAGCACCCCCGGAAAGCTGTCCTTGCGTGCGGCGGTGAGTTCAGCGGGCTTCGGCACGAGGAGCAACGGTACCGGGGGCCACCGTCAGTTCTGGCGGCGGAAGCGGTTCACCAGCGCCCAGGTGACCGGCAGCAGCCCGGCGGCCACCACGATCTTCAGCGCGTCGCCGATCAGGAACGGCAGCACGCCCTTGTCGAAGGCGGTGCCGAGGTCCATCGAGGCGGCGGCCATCAGCCACGGCACGCCGACCGCGTAGATCACCAGGTTGCCGAGCACCATGGTGCCCGCGGTGCGCAGCGGGGTGCGGTCACCACCGCGCCCGGCCAGCGCGCCGACCAGCGCACCGGCGAGCACGAAGCCGGCGATGTACCCGGCGCTCGCGCCGAACATGCCCGAGGTGCCGCCGTTGAACCACGGCACGCCCGCCGCGCCGACGAGCAGGTACAGCAGCATCGCGGCACCACCGCGCTGCCAGCCCAGCGCCGCGCCGACGAGCAGGGCGGCGAAGGTCTGCCCGGTCATCGGCACCGGGCTGCCCGGCACCGGGATGACCAACTGCGCGGCCAGGCCGGTGAAGCCGGCGCCGGCGGCGACCAGGGTGAGGTCGCGGGCCAGCGCACCGGGGATGAGATCCGCCAGCACCGGACGGCGGGCGGCGAGGGACAGCGTCGACAAGGCGGCCTCCACGAAAGCGTTGTGCCAAGGGCTTAAGAGGGTGCGCAAACAGGGCGCGGCGGGCGCCGCCATGCCCTGTTTGCGCACCCTCTGAGGCAGGCTAACGCCGGTGGACCGGCAATTTCCCTCTAAGTCGGGTAGCTCACTGTCCGGCGCTGTCCACTCTTCCGGGTGGTAGCCGCCCGGCGGGGTTCGGCTGTTGATCTCCCCGGCCGATGTCGATGAAGGGACATTCACGTTTTGGGTGGAGGGAGACCCCGTGTCGAAGTTGAGGAAGGCCTGGCTGGCCGCGGTGGTGGCGGGTGCCTGCGGTGGACTGCTGCTCCCGGCGGGCGTGGCGCAGGCGGAACCGGTGGCCGTCGCGTCGGCGAGCGCGGGCACGGTCGACGTGACGGCCGGCGCGCAGACCGTGCAGGAGGGCCCGATCGCCGAGTGCAGGCTGGGCGAGCAGGACAGCGCCAGTTCACCCGGGGTCGAGGCCGGGACCACGAAGTTCGGCAAGAGCGAGTCCCAGTGCTCGCGGGCGGCCGACACCGGGTTCGCCACGTCGATGGTGCGCGGGCAGCGCTTCGAGACCAAGGTGCTGCGCAAGTACGGCGGCCCGGTGCTCAAGGTCCGCTCGTTCAGCGCGCGCTGCGACACCACCACCAACGGCGCCAGCGGCCTGGTCGAGCTGAGCGACGTCACCGGGATCGAGGTGCCGCCGTCCATCCCGGCCGGGTACACCGTGGACGTGCCCGGCCAGGACGGCAAGCCGGTGGCCAGGGTGGTGCTGAACGAGATCGTCGTGCCCGACCCGCCGGACGGCAGCCTGACCACGCACGCCATGCGCGTCGAGCTGTTCCCGGACGGCGGCCCGGTCAGCGGCGAGATCCTGGTCGGCTCGGCCAGCTGCGCCCCCTACGGCTGGGACTGACCAGCGGGTCCCCGGTGGTCAGCCGCTGACCACCGGGGTGCCGGTCAGTTCCGCGCCCGCGGTGCGCAGCTCGGCCAGCGCGTTGTCCACGGTGGACCGCGAGACGCCCGCGGTCAGGTCCAGCAGCACCCGCACGGCGAACCCGGCCCCGGCGGCGTCCAGCGCGGTGGCCCGGACGCAGTGGTCGGTGGCGATGCCGACCACGTCGACCCGGTCCACGTCCCGCGCCCGCAGCCAGTCCGCCAGGGTGTCGCCGGTGTCGGTGACGCCCTCGAAGCCCGAATACCCGTCGCTGTACTGCCCCTTCGAGAAGACCGCCGAGATCGGCGCCACGTCGAGCGCCGGGTGGAAGGCGGAGCCGGGGGTGCCCGCCTCGCAGTGCCGCGGCCACGAGCGCACGAAGTCCGGTTCGTCGCTGAAGTGCGCGCCGGGGTCGATGTGGTAGTCCCTGGTGGCCACCACCTGGTCGTAGACGTTCTCCCGCAGGAAGGCGGAGATCCGCGAGGCCAGTTCGGCCCCGCCCGCCACCCCCAGCGCGCCGCCCTCGCAGAAGTCGTTCTGCACGTCCACCACGATCAACGCGTTCGCCATCGCAGGCGCCCCTTTCAGCGGAAAACGGTGGGCACGGCGGGCTCGCCGTGCGACAGCTTGAGGCCTTCCCACGGCAGGCTGACCAGCCCCTTGCGCAGGAGTTGCCGCGCGTCGTCCAGGGTGGGCAGGTCCTCGGCCCGCTGTCCAGCCCGGACCAGCGGGATCTGCAACTCGCGGTCGTCGGGGCCGAGTTCGGGCGCGGGCCCGTCGGCCGGGTAGACGACCTCCTCCAGCGCGGTGCCGGTCGGCTTGTGCCTGCGGAACGCGCCCTTGCGGCCGCCGCGCGACTCCTTGTGCGTGCTGCGCTTGGCGACCGGGCGGCCGTCCACCTCGACCAGCTTGTAGACCATGCCCGCGGTGGGCGCGCCGGAGCCGGTGACCACCGAGGTGCCCACGCCGTACGCGTCCACCGGCTCGGCGCGCAGGCCCGCGATGGCGTGCTCGTCCAGGTCGCCGGAGACGACGATGCGGGTGTCCTTGGCGCCGAGCGCGTCGAGCTGCTCGCGGGCCTTGCGGGCGAGCACGCCGACGTCACCGGAGTCGATCCGGATGGCACCCAGCTCGGGGCCGGCCACGCGGACCGCGGTCTCGATGCCCGCGGTGATGTCGTAGGTGTCCACCAGCAGCGTGGTGTCCGCGCCGAGCTTGTCCACCTGCGCGCGGAAGGCCTCTTCCTCGCTGTCGTGCAGCAGCATGAACGCGTGCGCGACGGTGCCGCGGGTGGGGATGCCGTAGCGGCGGCCCGCCTCCAGGTTCGAGGTGGTGGCGAAGCCGGCCAGGTAGGCGGCCCTGGCGGCGGCGACCGCGGCGTACTCGTGCGTGCGGCGCCCGCCCATCTCGATGATCGGCCTGCCGTGCGCGGCCCCGGCCATGCGCGCGGCCGCCGAGGCGATCGCGCTGTCGTGGTTGAGGATGGACAGCACCAGGGTCTCCAGCACCACGGCCTCACCGAAGCTGCCCCGGACGGAGAGGATCGGCGACCCGGGGAAGTACAGCTCGCCCTCGGCGTACCCGTCGACGTCCCCGGAGAACTCGTAGTCGGCCAGCCAGGACAGGGTCGGCTCGTCCACCACCGCGGTCGACGCCAGCTGCTCAATCTCGGCGTCGGTGAACCGGAAGTCCCCGATCGCGTCGACCACCCGCGCGGTGCCCGCCACCACGCCGTAGCGGCGGCCGTCGGGCAATCGCCTGGCGAACACCTCGAAAACGCACGGCCGGTCGGCGGTGCCGTCGGCGAGCGCGCTGCCCAGCATGGTCAGCTCGTAGTGGTCGGTGAGCAGTGCGGTGCTGGCGGTTCGCGTACTGGCCATGGTTCAACCCTATGGGCTGACCTGCCGAACCACCGGAAGTGGGCGACGTGACACCATGGAGGCCATGAGTACGCCTGCCGCCGAACCGATGGTGGAGCCGTCCGCGGCCGACCTGGGGGCTGAGGACAAACCGTGGCAGACCGTGGTCTGGAACGACCCGGTGAACCTCATGTCGTACGTGACCTACGTCTTCCAGAAGCTGTTCGGGTACAGCCGCGACCACGCCACCAAGCTGATGCTGGACGTGCACCACAAGGGCAAGGCCATCGTCTCGTCCGGGGGCAAGGAGAAGGTGGAGACCGACGTGGCGAAACTGCACGCCGCGGGGCTCTGGGCGACCATGGAGCACCCGTCGTGAAGCCGTGGCGCCGCAAGGGCGCGCGCCTGCAGGCGGGCTTCGAGCAGCAGGAGGCCGCGGTGCTGCGCGGCCTGATCAGCCAGGTCGACGACATGCTGCGCGCCCGGTCGGAGGAAGCTCCGCAGGACGAGCTGGCCGAGCTGACGGGCATCCGCACCGGCCCCAGCGAGGCGCCGAGCGACCCGGTGCTGTCGCGGTTGCTGCCCGACTTCCACCGCCTCGACCCGGACGCCCCGGCCAAGGAGGACCTCGACTCCGCCGCCGCGCTGCGCTCGCTGCACGAGCCGGAGCTGCTGGACGCGAAGGTCGGCGTGGCCGCGGTGGTGCTGGAGACGCTGTCACCCGACGGCGGTGAGGTGCGGCTGAGCTTCGAGCAGGCCGACGCCTGGCTGTCCGCGCTGAACGACGTGCGCCTGGCGCTGGGCACCGCGCTCGACGTCACCGAGGACATGCCCGACGAGCTGCCGCCGGAGGACCCGCGCGCACCGCACCTCGGCGTCTACCACTGGCTGACCTGGGTGCAGGAAAGCCTGGTCCAGGCGCTGACCGAGTGAACGCGCTGACCGACGTGCCCGGCGTGCTGGTCGGGCACCACCAGCGGGTCGGCGACGGCTGGGCCACCGGCACCACGGTGGTGCTGGTGCCCGACGGCGCGGTCGGCGCGGTCGACCAGCGCGGTGGCGCGCCCGGCACCCGCGAGACCAACCTGCTCGAGCCGGAGAACCTGGTGCAGCGGGTCAACGCGGTCTGCCTGTCCGGCGGGAGCGCGTACGGGCTGGCCGCGGCCGACGGCGTGATGCGCTGGCTCGGCGAGCGGTCGAAGGGCTTCCCGGTGGGGGCCCAGCCGCACGAGGTGGTGCCGATCGTGCCCGCCGCGGTGCTGTTCGACCTGCCGCGGAGCGAGTGGGGCAACCGGCCGGACGCCTCGTTCGGCTACGCGGCCTGCGAAGCCGCCGCTTCGGGTGAATTCGCGCAGGGCACGGTCGGGGCCGGCGCCGGGGCGGCGGTCGGCTCGCTCAAGGGCGGCATCGGCACGGCGAGCGAGCGCGTCGGTGAGTTCGTGGTCGGCGCGCTGGCCGCGGTGAACGCCTCCGGTGAGGCCGTCGACCTGAGCACGGGCCGGGCGTTCGCGGCGGACCACGAGGTCGATGGCGAGTTCGGGGTGCGCTGGCCGGACCGGCCGGGTGAGGTTTCCGCCGCGCCGACCGACCTGAACACCACGATCGGCGTGGTCGCGACGGACGCGGCGCTGTCGAAGGCCGAGGCCCGGCGGCTGGCCGTCGCCGCGCAGGACGGGCTCGCGCGGGCCGTGCGGCCGGCGCACACCATGTTCGACGGCGACACCGTGTTCGCGCTGGCCACCGGGGCGCGGCAGCTGCCGGTGGTGGAGGGCCCGTTCGCCGACGCTTCGCGCGCGGGCGCGCTGGACCAGCTGTGCTCGGCCGCCGCGCGGGTGTTCGCCAGGGCGATGGTGCACGGCCTGCTGGCCGCGACCGGCGCCGGTGGCCTGAAGGCCTACCGCGAGGTGTGGCCGGAGGCCTTCCCCGGCTGAGGTCAAGCACCCGAGGCCTCGGTCTCACTAGGTGGACGCCCGTTGTCCAGCACATAGGATGTGATCGTGCTTCGGATCCGCCGTGACCTAGTCGACGAGATCATCGCGCACGCCCGCCGGGACCACCCGGACGAGGCGTGCGGGGTGATCGCCGGGCCGGACGACGGCTCGGGCCGCCCCGAGCGGTTCATCCCCATGCTGAACGCGGCGCGCTCGCCGACGTTCTACGAGTTCGACTCCGGTGATCTGCTCAAGCTGTACCGCGAGATGGACGCCAACGACGAGGTGCCCGTGGTGATCTACCACTCGCACACCGCCACCGAGGCCTATCCCTCGCGCACCGACGTGTCCTACGCCTCCGAGCCGTTCGCGCACTACGTGCTGGTCTCCACCAGGGACCCCGAGGTGCACGAACTCCGGTCGTACCGGATCGTCGACGGTGAGATCACCGAGGAGCCGGTCGAGATCGAGGAATAACGGCACTCGCCCGAACGTCAGCCCACTACGAGAGATCCCTAGCGGAGGTAAAGATCCATGGCCGTGAACGTGTCCATCCCGACCATCCTGCGCACGCACACCGGCGGCGAGAAGTCCGTCGAGGCGAGCGGCAAGACGGTGCTCGAGGTGATCGACGACGTGGAGAGCCGCCACGGTGGTATCAAGGCGCGCCTGGTCAAGGACGAGAAGCTGCACCGGTTCATCAACGTCTACGTCAACGACGAGGACGTGCGCTTCGCCGGTGGCCTGGAGGCCGAGGTCAAGGACGGCGACACGCTGACCATCCTGCCCGCGGTGGCCGGCGGCGCGCGCTAGGCCATGGCGCGCTACGAGTCGCTGCTCGACGCGCTCGGCGGCACCCCGCTGGTGGGGCTGCCCAGGCTGTCGCCGACGCACGACGTCCGGCTGTGGGCGAAGCTGGAGGACCGCAACCCGACCGGTTCGATCAAGGACCGGCCCGCGCTGGCGATGATCGAGGCCGCCGAGCGGGAGGGCGTGCTGCGCCGCGGGTCCACCATCCTGGAGCCGACCTCGGGCAACACCGGGATCGCACTGGCGATGGCGGCGAAGCTCAAGGGGTACGGGCTGGTCTGCGTGATGCCGGAGAACACCTCGGCCGAGCGCAAGCAGCTGCTGCAGGCCTACGGCGCGCGGATCGTGTTCTCGCCGGCGGCGGGCGGGTCGAACGAGGCGGTCCGCCGGGCGAAGGAACTGGCCAAGGCCAATCCCGACTGGGTGATGCTCTACCAGTACGGCAACCCGGCGAACGCCGACGCGCACTACCGGGGCACCGGGCCGGAGCTGCTGAAGGACCTGCCCACGCTGACGCACTTCGTCGGCGGCCTCGGCACCACGGGCACGCTGGTCGGTGTCGGCCGGTACCTGCACGAGGCGAAGCCGGACGTGCAGATCATCGCGGCCGAGCCGCGGTACGGCGAGCTGGTCTACGGCCTGCGGAACATCGACGAGGGCTTCGTGCCCGAGCTGTACGACGCGAGCGTGCTCAACGGCCGCTACTCCGTCGGTGCCTACGACGCGCTCCGGCGAACGCGGGAACTGCTGGAGCACGAAGGCATCTTCGCGGGGATCTCGACCGGTGCCGTGCTGCACGCGGCACTGGCGGTGGCGGAGAAGGCCGCGGCCAAGGGGGAACCGGCCGACGTCGCCTTCGTGGTCGCGGACGCGGGGTGGAAGTACCTGTCCACCGGCGCCTACAGCGGCACCCTGGACGACGCCGCCGCCCGGCTCGACGGTGAGCTCTGGGCCTGACCCTCCCTTGTGGACTGACGAGGCGGCTCCCGGATTCTCCGGGAGCCGCCTTCGTTGTTTCAGCTCCCGGAGCCGACGATCGCGGTGACGCGGATCTCGATGCGCATGGCGGCGAGGCCGAGCACGGTCACGCCGGTCTCGGTCCAGATCGGCGCGCGGCCGCCGAGGCGGAGGCGGAACTGCTCGGCCATGACCTTGTTGTGGTCGTCGCCGATGACGTCCTCGCCGGGGCCGACCTTGTGGTACGAGTTGACGTGGATGACGTCCTTCCAGGTCGCGCCGACGGTGTTGAGCGCGCGCTCCACGTTGTCGAAGGCCCGGACGATCTCCTCCTCCAGTGAGTCGGGGATGTTCAGGTCGTCGTCGACCCCGGCCTGCCCGGAGATCTCGACCCGGTCGTCGACGCGGACGGCCCCGCTGTAACCGAGTGCCGCGTGCAGCTTCTCGCCGTAGCCGGGGACGACGCCGAAGGTAACGGTGCTCATGGTGCTCGCTCTTCCTTGTTCCTAGGGGTGCGTTCCCTCGGGTTTGAGTTCACGCGTAAAGTCATAGTAGCGCCGGATGACTTCAAGCGCAAAGTGACGGAGGGTGTTCATGAGCGAGGACGAGGAACTGCGCTGGCTCG
Proteins encoded:
- a CDS encoding MoaD/ThiS family protein; the encoded protein is MAVNVSIPTILRTHTGGEKSVEASGKTVLEVIDDVESRHGGIKARLVKDEKLHRFINVYVNDEDVRFAGGLEAEVKDGDTLTILPAVAGGAR
- a CDS encoding Rid family hydrolase; protein product: MSTVTFGVVPGYGEKLHAALGYSGAVRVDDRVEISGQAGVDDDLNIPDSLEEEIVRAFDNVERALNTVGATWKDVIHVNSYHKVGPGEDVIGDDHNKVMAEQFRLRLGGRAPIWTETGVTVLGLAAMRIEIRVTAIVGSGS
- a CDS encoding M67 family metallopeptidase; protein product: MLRIRRDLVDEIIAHARRDHPDEACGVIAGPDDGSGRPERFIPMLNAARSPTFYEFDSGDLLKLYREMDANDEVPVVIYHSHTATEAYPSRTDVSYASEPFAHYVLVSTRDPEVHELRSYRIVDGEITEEPVEIEE
- a CDS encoding PLP-dependent cysteine synthase family protein translates to MARYESLLDALGGTPLVGLPRLSPTHDVRLWAKLEDRNPTGSIKDRPALAMIEAAEREGVLRRGSTILEPTSGNTGIALAMAAKLKGYGLVCVMPENTSAERKQLLQAYGARIVFSPAAGGSNEAVRRAKELAKANPDWVMLYQYGNPANADAHYRGTGPELLKDLPTLTHFVGGLGTTGTLVGVGRYLHEAKPDVQIIAAEPRYGELVYGLRNIDEGFVPELYDASVLNGRYSVGAYDALRRTRELLEHEGIFAGISTGAVLHAALAVAEKAAAKGEPADVAFVVADAGWKYLSTGAYSGTLDDAAARLDGELWA
- a CDS encoding P1 family peptidase; the encoded protein is MNALTDVPGVLVGHHQRVGDGWATGTTVVLVPDGAVGAVDQRGGAPGTRETNLLEPENLVQRVNAVCLSGGSAYGLAAADGVMRWLGERSKGFPVGAQPHEVVPIVPAAVLFDLPRSEWGNRPDASFGYAACEAAASGEFAQGTVGAGAGAAVGSLKGGIGTASERVGEFVVGALAAVNASGEAVDLSTGRAFAADHEVDGEFGVRWPDRPGEVSAAPTDLNTTIGVVATDAALSKAEARRLAVAAQDGLARAVRPAHTMFDGDTVFALATGARQLPVVEGPFADASRAGALDQLCSAAARVFARAMVHGLLAATGAGGLKAYREVWPEAFPG